Below is a genomic region from Salmo trutta chromosome 19, fSalTru1.1, whole genome shotgun sequence.
GTCAGGCCTCTCCTAAGCTTCGGCCTTCTCTCCGTCAGCGTCAGAATGGACGTGGCTGTTTGTTGCCATGGGAACCCCTCCGGAGGTCACATAGGCTTGATGGCCACTCCCACTGGTAGGGACGCCTTCATACGCCACTGTGGCTGAACTCTTAGGGATGACTCTGGCGGGGGAAAGAGAAACTGTAGGTAAAACACTGCACCACACATTTTAATTGTATTATTGTCAATGAGTTAAAAGTGCAGCACAAATCATAATCACTCACTGCATCTCTGTTGCCTTTGCAGCCTTATTTTTCTGCTTCTTCATGGAATGTGTCATGTACCAGACGATAAGGATAATAAGGACCGCTCCAAGTAGTGCTCCAATGACTGCGCCAGCAATGGCCCCATCTCTTAACTCTGTTAATGGGGGGTTATTGGTAAGTATAGTTACAGCAGTGTGTTTAAAGATTATATAGCCACGTTCAATAAAAGTCAAAACAACAGCATACGTATATATTACCCATACCATGGTTGAGCTCCACAGTGCAAGTAGCAGATCCTACAGCGTTAGAGGCACTGCAACGATACTCTCCAAACTCAAACTGGGATATGTTTCTGAAATACAAGGATCCTATTGTCGGATctgaaaagaaagagaaagaacacAAGTCTAGCAAAAGCATTCTAATGAATCAGAGAACAACAGAGTGATGGGGAATGTGTGTTACAGAGGAACAGTATGGCAACCCACCAGTGTTCCCCATTACAGGTGTCTtggtcttgtcctgatccacTCTGATCCAGGTATAGGTGGGGGTGGGGCTTCCCCGCTCACTGTGGCAGGTGAGGGTAACCAGGTGACCAGACTCCACATTACCATGGACAGCACAGAAGGGCATAGATGGCCCCTCTTACAGACCatgtaatagagagagagagagagagcaagagttaAACTTACGTAACATGCTGCAAGCTGCCAGTTGATCCAACTACCGGCAATCAGAGAAAGTGCCCAAAGGTGATAGCCAAGTTAGACATAAAAGTCAACACTTTGCCCTGGACCAGTAGCTAGCTATTTAAAATAATGACTTTATTATCCCTGTGGGGACATTTTGGTTGCGGCTCTACTCATAGATAAATATATTATCAAACACAGACAAAGAACATATGCAATAAATACAGGTAGAAAAAGGGCAGTTCATGAGCGATCAATGATGAATCTGTACATTATACACTATACACAGCAGAATACTGTCAACTACAAATTCAACTGTAGGCCAGCGAGTTGGTCCTACTTGGGGTTTTTAACACTCAGGATTTGGTCTCGTAGTAGGTACCGTTGCCGTTGGAATGCAGAACACTGAATGCCAGGGCTTGATACGAGTCGTTACAGTGATACGGTCATACATGAGCAGTCTAGTAAAGATGATGTCATCGCCCTGAGAGGCTCTTATGCTTTGCAATGGTGACAAAGGTGGCATTGTACTGTACACAATGATACTGGCAGGGTTTACGGTGACTAAAATGAAGAATTTATACAACAGACATGACCAATTAAGACGATGATATATTTGTAAGATGAGCAGCCATTGGTACAATCAAATGTGCATATAAACACAGCATGACAAATAAAAGGCCAAGACCATTTCCATGGTAGGACTGAATACCGTGTATTACCTTCCCCATAATGCTTCACTACAACCTCTCTGCTTTATCGAACTGGGAATCATTCATTTCATCTAAAATAGTCATGTGTCTCTCCAGTCTATTCCTGAGGGGTACGAGACATGTCGGGAGGCGGTCTTGTACTGCTGTGTTCCTGTTCTAATTTCTGACACTGACAATGAAGATACTAGTCTGCTCCAGTTCCCATGGAAACTACTGTGGACACTGAGGCCTGCAAGGTTGGCCTGGTAACTCTGTGGATGAGTGGAATCACAGAAGGCATGTAATTCAACGATCACCAACGTCAGACTAGGAAAAACAGTGTAACTATTTCATAGATCTGCTCGTGTGTTGTGGTGACACTGAAATGGGAAGAAGATTTACGTTACTATTCAATTATTACATGTGACATCATTGTATTCATTTATGAAGTGAACCATGACTAATTTCAAAGCATTTGACCAAATGTAAAAACAGAACTTACCAAGAATGTTGACAATGATAGTGGCTTCAGTCTTCCCATTGACATCAGGGAAGTTGTGGACTTCGCAGGTGTAGGCCCCTGCATCTGACACTTGCATGTTGCTTATTGTTATTGAGGCATTGCTAGTAGTTGGATAGGTGGGAGCCTTCAACCTGCCTTCATACGGTTTAGAAATAATGTCCTCTCCTGCCTGAGAGTAATACACCTAGAAAGTAACAGCAAAAATGTCTTAGAGCTTACATAAAAACAATCACTGGACAACCAACAGATTTCGTGCTGATATTTCAGAGACCTACTCATTCTACAGAAGAAAGTTACAATATGGCAGAAAAGTTGGAGCAACTCCAAGTGTTAGTAAGAAGACTGTGTGACGTGAGGTCTGAGGTTTTGCTCTATTGTAACACTGCCTCTGGTAAGAGGGCAGGGAGCCACTTGTGCTCTGGTGACTGTGCTTTTTTCTGTCGTTCCAAGGTGTGTCACAAAATGGGCGCTCAAGAGCAAGCACCATATTGAGTAGTATCTGCCTTGGGGAGGTCCAGAATGAACTGCACTTTTATTTTATTGTACTTTATATGATTATTTGAGAGCTATACTGTTTGATAAAATGTTGCAAAGATATCAGGAACTGTTCTGAATTAGAAATACTTGAGTGGTTATTTAGGAAAGAAGTATTCCTGGTTGCAAATTGTATCTCCAGCTTGGAAGACAAGATCAGTTgtatatttgaaatgtttttgttttgttctctCAATAGTTTTTCACTGCTCTATGAACGTATGTTTATacactgtatatgtatgtgtgcacATATAGACATAATGATTTTATTTTGCTACAGAAAATACAGTGTCTTATATGCCCATGTGGGCATCCAGAAGATGCATGACACtgtaataataaaacaaatcaaatcatccTTGTGGAACCTCATATTAATCAACAGCATGCCCATCAACTGCAATGACTCTCCTGAATTTCCATGTATACCTGAAAGCAGTTTGATCACACACTTTCAAATTCAGACGTCTTTGTAAATCCCTGTAAGTACGATAACATTGCCTTTAGCACTCTTGTCCATGAACAGAACAATATCCTTTGGCGCACTGAGTGTGTAAAATGGTCCAGGTGACATTGAGGACGCAGAGGGAGTGTGACCATGTGGCAACATAAGACACAGTAACGCCAGCCTACATACCTGCTGTGGCATAATGGAGGTTTTGGCAACAAAACTCCACTGGATGATGATTCCGCTCGTGTTCTGCACGGTGGTAACAAACGTGCACTGGAGAAGAGCACTTTCACCATTTGTCACGTTCACAAATTTCTCGGGAACCGTCACTGTGATTAAATGCCCACATCCTAGAAAAAAAGACTGTTATAAAAAACATcatatttgttttactttttatGAGTGTTTTCCTCTGCTTGGACATGATCCTTTAATCTCAAATATGTCACACTCCAATGTGTAAGGCCAAGATATATACAGTAGGTACACAATCCTTCATCACTACTGTTTTTAAAAGGTATAATACAGGAACACATAGTTACTCACCCATCATGCTGAACAGCATCGCCATTCTCAGTGTAGGTGACATTTTAAAGGAAATGTTCATGTGTCGTTCAATAAGCCAGTCGAGAGTGTTATCGTAGCAGTACCTGAAAAGGCCTCACCTTTCTCAGTCCTTACCTATCAACTAAGGAGTAAAGGGCAACGGCCAGGCAGAGTGTACTGTATTAGCCCGTGGTGACACTCTGTAGTAGTGGTCAGGCTGATTTTGTGCCTGTAGGTATCATGGGGATGTTTGCACAGCCATGTTTGCCATATCACCTAGACTGGGCGGGAACACTCTCTGACTGTTTTCTTTCAAAAATCTGATTTGCATTTCCAAATTACCGCTATTTGTTCATACGTCAATGTTTAGACTTACAGGCAGGCCATGATGTCTGTGCTAAAGAATAACACAATTTAATTGATGTTTTTGCACTTTACACCATCAGTTGTACActacacagtacagtataccTTTTTGATTCTGTCTGTAAACCTTATTCCAACGGCCCACTATGTATTGACAGTGACTGTTCCAGTAATTCATTATTTAGTATTTGGGCTGATGCTCATCTTTCCCTCTTCTATGCTCTAAATGTACCTTGTAATTCATTCTGGGTCAGGGCTTCTGAAAAAGGAATTAATGTAATGTAATCTCTACTTGGTCTTTATCACCTGCCATGAGGAAGTGTGAGCCAGAGCACTACAATACTCTGCTTATCTTTGGGGAGTTCACTCCCTGGCACTGCCGCTGAGTTATAAAAGCCAGTTTTGCCTGTGTCACTCTGCTCGTGCTAAGTGATCGACACGGCGGTAGGGGGGACAATGAATCATATATAATTATTTGTGCATAATTACAATAAAGTGACATAAGAAATGAATGATGTGGAAATGTTGATCAGCAGTGACTAAACTGTCAGAGGGAAAACGGGGAAGGGGGATGTAGAGGGAGATGTGGAGAATGGAGGTGGTATTGAGGAAGGGGAGTGGGAGGAAATCAAGTCATTGGGCACAGAGCTCATATACAGTACCCAtccaaaatttggacacacctacccattcaagggtttttctttatttttactatttctacattgtagaataatagtgaagacctcaaaactatgaaataacacatatggaatcatgtagtaaccaaaaaagtcttaaacaaatcaaaatatattttatatttgagattcttcaaagtagccaccctttgcttgaagacagctttgcacactcttggcacactctcagcttcatgaggtagtcacctgcaatgcatttcaattaacaggtgtgccttgttaatttgtgtaatttctttccttcttaatgcgtttgagccaatcagttgtgttgtgacaagctaggtgtggtatacagaagatagccctatttggtaaaagaccaagtccatattatggtaaaaacaactcaaaaaagcaaagagaaacgacagtccatcattactttaagacatgaaggtcagtcaatgcgaaaaatgtcaagaactttgaaagtttcttcaagtgcagttgcaaaaaccatcaagccctatgatgaaactggctctcatgaggaccgccacatgataggaagacccagagttacctctcccGCGGAGGATAAAtgcattagagttaactgcacctcagattgca
It encodes:
- the LOC115154647 gene encoding V-set and immunoglobulin domain-containing protein 1-like, producing the protein MNISFKMSPTLRMAMLFSMMGCGHLITVTVPEKFVNVTNGESALLQCTFVTTVQNTSGIIIQWSFVAKTSIMPQQVYYSQAGEDIISKPYEGRLKAPTYPTTSNASITISNMQVSDAGAYTCEVHNFPDVNGKTEATIIVNILEGPSMPFCAVHGNVESGHLVTLTCHSERGSPTPTYTWIRVDQDKTKTPVMGNTDPTIGSLYFRNISQFEFGEYRCSASNAVGSATCTVELNHELRDGAIAGAVIGALLGAVLIILIVWYMTHSMKKQKNKAAKATEMQVIPKSSATVAYEGVPTSGSGHQAYVTSGGVPMATNSHVHSDADGEKAEA